The sequence TCCTGTCCTCCCGCTCCTTCTCGCTGTCATAGCCTTGCTCCTCCTCATCGTAATCCCTTGTGATCTGCAAAGGACACCGgttgatgtttgtcatgtgtacgTACTCCAGTTAAACTGTGTGGGATTTGCATCAAGACAGCAGTCGAGACAGAACGTAAAAAGGAAAATGCATACGGAGAACACAGAATTCCTACTGACAGGTACCAACCTTTACATCTCCTTTCTCTCCATCAGATTTCCTCTCccgctctctttctttgtctttacTTCTCTTCTTTTTGCTGACGGAGCGCTCCCGTTCCTCGCGGCTGCGTTCTTTATCACTCCTGcgctccctctccctttccttgtcccttttcttttccttcttGTGTCTTAAGAGCAGAAAGGAAAATCAGCATGTCTGGTTTGTAAAAAGTGTATTGGCCGTTCCCCTATACAAACATTCTATGCAATGTTTTAACATGTAGTATTAACTGACCAGCGATGTCTGCATTTGATGCTTCATATGAAAAACCAACCTCCTGGGCGATGGAGTCCTGGAGCTCCTCCTTTTAGGGGACTTTTTAGGGGACCGGCTTAAACTGCGACTTCGCCTGCGTCTTCTGCATTATGGAACAGTACACAAATAAAGAGTTAAAACCTTTTTTGTTACATGTAAATGCATGTATATATGTCAGTGCCATCAGTTTATTTTTGTGTCCTAGCAGTACCGGCTGATGCTGCGAGACCTTCTAGTCATACTGTAGCTTTTCGGTGGTGTTTTGGACCTTCTTCGTCCAGAGTCATCTTTCTTTCTATCCCTATGAACAAGTATAAACTTAACATCTtaaattcacaggtgaaactacaCATACAAAGAATGTATAAACCATTAAATCCCTGGCAAAGCTATTATTATTTGATTACACCAGTTAAATACATTCCAAATCAGTGTAGCTCTAGGTGGGGGTAGGTGGTGGTGTGGATTTGTACTTTGTAATCTAAACTGTTCTCGGGGAAATGAGGATGAGCTAGTTAGTGAGGTCGCATGGCAAGTAGATGGCCCACATTGCCGTTATTTGTCTTGTCGAAGCGTCTTTTGACAAGATATTTGATTCCGGCCTGAGTGGGcagcactgcaaaaattgttcccCAACCAGAGGAAAAATCTACTGCTTGTAGGACTAATACATTTCATCAGATTTATCTAGGGTTAGAAAATACACTCATGAGCTCAGCTGAGTTGGTTTGAAGTTTGGCCTGTTGCACACTGTTACCCACCTAGACCTGCTACAAGATCGTCTGCCTCGATCTCTTGAATGGGACTTTCTCCTGCGCGGGCTTTTGGAGCGCCTCCTGCTTCTGGAATTCGAGCGTCGCCTTGACCTGCTCCTGGTTCGTCTGCAAACACAATCACTAATGATTTAACTctagtctccacacacacacacacacacacacattttaaccttcctttttcttttaatatataaattcatttctgatttttcccttttttctcccaatttagtggccaatcgatcccgattttagttcaaacacccaccctcatgcatgcgttcgccaactgcatctctccggccggcagtctcgaaggagacgccttgccactttcgtgacaaggtgaatccaggccgagccACTGCTttatccgacacacacacagagacgcattcatgtgatgaatacaagccgactccacccccctcccgaagacagcgttgccaattatcgctgcttcatcgagtctggccatagtcagatctgacgagaccgggtcacaaaccccggtccccagtgggcaactgcatcgacacaaagccgatgcttaggccgctacaccactgcggacccacATTTTATGTTTTTATCATTTGGACAGTAGTTCATCACCTGTGCCTCGAACGAGATCGAGATCTTCTCCTCCTGGACCTTGATCGGGATCGAGAGTGCTTCTTTTTGCTTTCCTTATCTGCAGGTGGACAAATATTGTTTTTTCATGTTAAGCATTTTATTTTTGCGGCATTAGACAAAATCGGAATTGCTTTGGCCACTTACTTCCAGGCTCAATAGCGGCAGAGATCAACGACTGGGCCTCTCTGACTCTTTTCATGGCCTCTTCGATCTCTTTACTGGATGAGTCAACCTTCAGGCCTGGATTCATATTCATGCCAGCAGCCATGGGATTCAGTCTAATGGAAATTGACCAATGAGCACATTAAAAGGAGAGGATTTGGTGGACGTTTTTGACCAAAGCACTTGGACAATGCTAAATTAATCCCATGTTGTAACCGTTGTGCTATACAGGACCACTTATGGTTTACAGTACAAATCACCGGTAGGGCAGATGGTTCTAGACCTAACATAACTAATGTTGACATTCATTTATTGATCCAGAGAATTTGCACCTATTATTCCCAAAGAAAAGAGAGGCAAAAAGATGCTTTTTCCATTTAAAACGTATGTAACCACTAGGTCTTCATGGGCTGTCCCCAGATACTGATGCACCTTCAAGATTAACTTACTTGGGGTCAGTCATAAACTTCAAGAGTTGATCAGCAGCCTGTAAGCGACAGCGAGGAAAAGATTTAAATGATCTTATCAATTATACTTTgagaaaattgtaaaaaaaaaaaactgtcaagaAAATCTCTCACCTGAGGATTCATGTTGGGGCCTGGAAATCCAAACGCAGCCATTGCATCCATGTTGGGCCCCCCGAAAGGATTCCCTGCCATCTGGAATACATGACAACACAAAACCATGTAAAGAAACCGCTGGAAGTCTGCTCTGTGTAAACTCTTTTGAACACAAGCTAAAAAGATTCTGGTCGCTCATTCATGTTGACTTTACCCTATCTGTATTTTGACTTTGGAACTTAAACACAGGGATCAGGTTCAGCTCCACCGTACAACCACAGCAGAATGAACAACAGAATTACTTGGAAAAAACAAAGAACGATCACTTTAAAGAAGCAAAGAGGAACTGGTGTTTCTTTGTGGGACATTTTTTGTCGTGCCAGTTCTGAGTCCTTCCAAACCCAAGGTGCACAAAGCACCAGAGTTCTGCTACCCAGAGGAGATATCTTGCTGGGGGCATGTTTTTGGTAAAAGATGTATGACATGGTTAGTTTCAGCATAAATTAATGTTTTATGAAGTTTAATATTTGTTGTTTGGTTTTTATGCTGACAGTGAAGAAcaagacaaaacaacacaaaattaGTACTAGTTCTAGAAACACTACTTTGGTATACCGGTGTCGTTCTTACACCGGGTAAAGGGGTACTTTTCAGTACTGGGACACAACACAAAACCAATTGATATGTGATCCTGTGTTTAGATTATCTGAACCAAGGAGGAACATGTTAACCTATAAAAAGGAAACATAAAATCTTACTGATGGATTGGGCGTTGGGTTGGGTGTTGGAAGAAGTCCCCCTCCGGGAAGAATTCCTGCAACGGCGTTTGCTGGCGCCAGCAGTGACAAAGCTTTAGCCTCATCTGGAATAGAGCCTACAGGGAAACAAAGCAGGCATTAGGAGAAGATGATGATGTGCACGCAAACATCTACAAAaggaaaatttgggggggggggggagaagaattCACATGACATTCCTCAAATTATGTTTTGTAAACATCAACATGGTTACCTTCTAGATCAGAAGAATTCCCTTAAGTCATTTAATCATTGCAGTGGCATAACTATTGCTGGGAAATATCACACTACTCCAATGAACACTGCCAAGAATATATCACCTGAACATGTTTTTTAAGTCATGAACCAAACGTTAGCAAGCACAGCGGCTTCTCCAGTTGGGTGTGCCCTCAATTTTCATATAGATGTTTACTGAAACAAGCGACTCACGTTGGGCGGCTTCGCTACTAAAAGCACAGAGAAAAATCgagatacacaaaaaaaaaagaatttcaaGGATTTGGCAAGAACACTATACAGGCGGTCAGTTTTCTACTTACCCAAAGCACAAGTCAGTGGATAAAGCGGTAAACACTATATGACAGTTAGAGGATTCAAAGTAGGCAGTGTGTCTGCAGTACACTAATCTTGTAGTAACCTTACCTGTCACTGTCATCTATTCACATCACCTATACATGAGCGACCGAATAAAAACAACCTTCATTTGCAATCTGCATGTGATTAGCTACAAGGCCCAGTGTGATACAATGTTAAAACACTTCAACAAACTCTCAAAGAAAAATCAAAATTAATCCACCCATGACGAAACAGTTCTTTCATAGAACAGAAAATACAGCCTAAATACGGACACACTtgacaacatttaaaaaaaaaagggggggcacaaTGGAGAGAGAAATTGGCTGCAGGAGACAAAACTGTTGGGTGGTATTTTCAGCAGGGCCTGGTATACAGGACTGGCTGAGCCAGGAAAAagaactgtaaaacacaacaacaaaaaagaccaCTGTTAAAGAGAGTGTATTGTACTAACACGGTCATGTCAGGTGGGTATTTAAGACAGCTGACGATAAGATGCAGAACAATTAACGCATGAAACAACCATTAGAAGTAAATGAATTACTTCAGCAAGATCTCAGATGTGTTTGATTATGATAAATGTTCCCCTTCTAATGCCCCAAAGATAAGCGGGTGCCTTTCAAGTCAGGCGACTTCTCGAGGTTAGTGTGTGCGCTATGGGCTATGATTTGCCTGAAATGTAGTTCTTACCATGTGATCTGAAACTGAGTAATATCAGATGGCTGAATACACAGCTGATTAACACCCAGTCTAGCTGCAAGCCCTTCCACGTTACATTTTGGCCTTTACCCCATCCAGTATTTGGTTAGCTTGCAAAGCCTTTTTCTATTAGCAATTAATTGGATCTCAAGGAACACACCCTAAGCCATCAATTGCACTGAATACATCCAAGTTTTGGGTGTATCCTGAGCAGAGTTAAAGGGTTTTCCAAACAGCATAGACTGAACCCTCATTCTTTGGATGTGCATCTGATATTTGATCCATTTCATGTTTTACTTAAAGTGCCTAGAGCCTAGAAAAGAGAAAGTGTGAAGGAAAGAGAAGGCAGAGAAAGAATAGacacaaaaagagagaggggtggggcttGAATGCTTGCTGGCCTTTGCAAATGTCTACAATCCCCTGTTGGCAGGCAGAGGACCACTTTCAGCCATCAACGAGGGGACTGCTTTTGCCTTCTCCACtacaaaaatcacacacacacaaataacagaGAGAAGTTTAACAGAGGATAGTCCAATATGGGGGGAGAAAATAAAATGCATGGTTAAGTGTATACACAACTTCATTTCTGCACTTTGAAGTGTCTGCAGCACCCACAGCTTGGGAATGTTCACATCCTAGTCGGTAAAGCAGACTTTGGTATACTGTGCTTTGTGATCACAGAACACTCAAATGGTATATTTAGAAAGATTTGTCGCTTGCTACCTACTTTTCGCCATACATTGTCATTGATGTTGCATCCGGGTTGGAAGTAAATTGAGGCGATATGAGTTGCATTGCCTCAGTATACCAAGAATCTGTCTTGGGAAATCTGCAATCAACACCTCTTCCAAGGAATCACGAAAAGTATAAGACGACTGGAGGGATCGGCATCACTGATGACATTCCCAAGATGAGCTAAATAAGCTCATACTGTGAGCCTACAATGTGACTGGTCAAAAATCACTCAAACCACAAGTGGGATAGTCCAAATCCACAGATGTCCCACTTGTTTGAGAACTATGTTATTTGATCAACAAAGACCACTTGTACATAGGCGTAAATAAGACACCAACCTTCAGCAAATGGAACAACAATCAGTGCTCTGTCCACAAAAACGGTGTTCGTCAAATGCTGGGACACTCCAACAGACTCAGGCTCCTGGAACTTCACAAAGCACACCCGTGACGTCACTGGCATAGGCGAATCACTAATGGGGAAAAAAGAGGCACGCCGTTAGACAAAAGTCTCCATCACAGGACATGGgctgaaggtcctgggtttgaatcaaCCTCATGGTCCAACGCAATAAAGATAATTGTAATACCACTTAAGACAAGAGTTATTTTTGTTTCCACTTTGGTGTAAATGTGAGGCATCCATGACAAAATAACACATACATCTCGGCAACCATTGCAGTTACTGCAAGGGGTGCAATAATTTGACTTAACAATCCTAAATACGGAAGTTATGGTACATAGTCTCTGGCACATAAGACAGCCAAAAAACATTTCATAAGACGAAAAAAATGTTGCATGCCCGGTTAATGATGAGCATACAAATTAAACCCAAGGAGGTTAACAAGAACTGCCTGAAGAACCAGACTGAACACTGCATGCCGGCAGATCCTAAACCAGATGTGGATAACCCAGATTCAGGAATCTAGGTCCGCGTTATCAGCATAATGAAGCGTAAGGATGGACGTGTGTCAtttgtctccccccctcccctccccccttggcagaggtggaaaaccccgGGCCAGAaggtaaaaaccctaaccatgtctttactccatccatgtattaaaccagctaatttgggaaactagtcagtgcaatctgatggtttagtacatgggtggagtaaagacacggttaggggtttttactttctggaccgggtttttccacctctgccccttggtttcagtctcatccgtccacccatcacccaaaccgctgatcctgctctgggggtggcggggatgctggagcctatcccagcagtcactgcgcGGCAGGCCGGGCaggcaccccggacaggccgccaggccatcgcagctTCAGTCTCGGTGTTTTAATTATTCACGATCGATTTCATTAGCGCCGCCCTCGGACTCTGGATCAGTGGGGGGGGGACACATATTTGGCCGACGCGTTGTTGAAACCAGTTTAATCAAATCCTGACTGGTTCGGTTTTGGTTCGGCGTTGCAGTAACGCCTCGCATctgtgttttggtttttggtaAACAAGGTTTGGGTCGCCATAGCAATGCTAGCGAGTGCAGGGCCGGTTTATGCTAGCGGCCTTAGCCTACAGTGCAGCTAGCGCGCTACCGCCAGGAAAGATCTCACGGCATCGGGACGGTGCCGGGACGCCGGGACGCCGGGTCGCCGGCTGGCTGGCCCCGGGACGGGACGGGGCGCCATACTTACTCCGGCGGAAATAACTTGAGCTCCTCGATGGTTCCCAGAAAGCCGAACAGCGTTCGCATCTGTTCCGACGTCGTGCTCGGAGACACGTTCGTCACTTGCACTACTTTCGTGGTGTAATTCATCTTCCCACACTTGAGTTACAAAAGGCGACGACGCCAAAAACCTTCACCGCTTCGCTTCAGCAACGTCGGGGTAGCGTACACTGACTGGCGGACCATCCGATGAACCAAAACGAAAACTGGTCTCAGCTGGGCAGGGTAACTACAATAGGCCGCTGCGTCCAACCGCCATATTGAGGACTCGGTGAAATGTCGCCTCGGCGCATGCCCAGGGCCTTCCCGCAGCTGCGCAGACGGCTTCTTCCGGCTGTCCCCGTTGAGGGGGTCACGGTCACCTcgaatctctcgctctctctctctctctcttttaattgAACAGCTGTTCAAAGCTTGGCTTTGGGATCTTCGCGGTACACGAAAGGGAACGGATGCATAAAAGtataaggaaaaaagaaaaaaaacatcacagATAAGAGATTGAAATATTTGATAtttgacgttgtgatctgtagcgagagtagggtgcaggctgaggagagcctggagagggggaggtatgcaccggagagaagagaagagcgtgaatgagagggaggacagtgggatggtgaggatgcaaggagcagaggggacgaaggcgtatgagcttaaatacttggggtcaactgtcaaaagtaacggggggggtgcagaagagaggtgaagaagagtatgcaggcagggtggagtgggtggagaagagtgtcagaagtgatttgtgacagaagggtaccagcaagagttaaagggaaggtttacaagatgttggtgagaccagctatgttgtatggtttggagatggtggcactgatgaagagacaggaggtggagctggaggtggcagagatgaagatgataagattttcactgggagtgatgaagaaggacaagattaggaacgagtatattagagggacagctcaggttggacggtttggagacaaagcaagagagacaatattgggatggtttggacatgtgtggagaagagatgctgggtatattgggagaaggatgctgaatatggagctgccagggaagaggagaagaggaaggccaaagaggaggtttatgaatgtggtgagggaggacatgcaggtggctggtgtgacagagggagatgcagaggacaggaagagatggaaacggatgatccgctgtggcgccccctaacgggagcagccgaaaattgtggtagtagtagtagtagtagtagtagtagtagtagtagtagtagtagtagttgaataTAAGAGActgaacaaaacagaaaacaatacCTTAAAGGGCTAGGGCTCGTTTTGTAAATcatattcttctattatactagAAAAGGTCATTGCATTCTTCCTTCTCATGAATTTCGGGGCTTTTACGTAAGAAAGAAACTCATCATGAAACACAAAACTTAGGTTTCACTTTCATATACTTTGACTTGTGTGTATAAAATTGTCCAAGCATTGAGAATGGTGTTAACCAGAAGGTCATCTTAATGTGGTCCATGACAAGTCCGTAAATAATGTCCTTGTGAGAGAAGTTTCCGAGCTCAAAAACTTTTGGGAACAACCAGACACGTATATCAATCCATAAGGCCTCAGAATCcatacagtggaaaaataaacgGATCAGTCGTCTCGATGTCATCACAGAGTACACAATAATTAGTTTCGATTAGTAACAAGTCACTAGATGGATACACCCCATTCACAACTTTAAATTGGGTTTCCTTTGCTTTTGGAGTTATGGAGAATTTCAAATATTTAGTCTGTAACTTATAAATAGTACATTTGGAATAATGTTGTGAGCTCGAGTTTCTGTGATATATAACAGGGCAAGAGATGTAATCAAACATATTCCTGATTGTTTTGTTTGGGAGTTTGATTCCATTAAAATCACAGCAGCCTGCTAAAAGGTTTGGAAGACGAGGGGTGACAGGAGTGGAGTCGGTTAAGATTCCTTTAATCAAACACAAGATAGAATTGGGGATTGCTTTAGTTATGGATATAAACGTGTTACGGGTGCCAATCAAACCataacaaccgggatttcactccgacctaaaacgaccatgggcggtcaaaatgacggacGGTTTTTAAACTAAATATtcttgtcaagataaatacccaattgagatattaacgcattgcgTATGTCAGTTAGTGTATTTAGATGATATCCTCCTGACAGGCTGCAATGACCAACAACACCCGGAGACGTTGGCAGAAGTGCTGCGCAGACTGGATGCTGCAGGCCTGTGTCTAAAGAGGACCAAATGCTCCTTCATGGGAACAGAGATGGAATTCCTGGGTCACAGAGTGGATGCAACAGGACTCCACCCACTAAAAAACAAAGTAGAAGCAATTCAGGAAGCACCGGCACCAACCAATGTGACAGAGTTGAGGGCATACCTGGGACTGCTGAACTACTACAACAGGTTTCTGCCCAACTTGTCAACGGCGTTAGCACCACCCCACTCACTCCTGAGAAAAGACACGCTGGGAGTGGGGAAAAGACCAGCAGGATGCATTCAAACGGTCAAAGAAACTCATGCAGTCATCCAGGTTGCTAGTGCActatgacagagagaaagagctcaTCCTCTCATGTGATGCATCACCCTATGGGGTCGGAGCGGTGCTGTCTCACAAAATGAGAGATGGAACAGAGAGACCGATAGCGTTTATGTCCAGAACTCTGACACCGACGGAAAGGAATTACTCCCAATTGGACAAAGagggtttaataataataataataaattaatcttatatagcgcttttctaatactcaaagtcgc is a genomic window of Lampris incognitus isolate fLamInc1 chromosome 14, fLamInc1.hap2, whole genome shotgun sequence containing:
- the LOC130123699 gene encoding serine/arginine-rich splicing factor 11-like isoform X2, which encodes MAGNPFGGPNMDAMAAFGFPGPNMNPQAADQLLKFMTDPKLNPMAAGMNMNPGLKVDSSSKEIEEAMKRVREAQSLISAAIEPGNKESKKKHSRSRSRSRRRRSRSRSRHRRTRSRSRRRSNSRSRRRSKSPRRRKSHSRDRGRRSCSRSRDRKKDDSGRRRSKTPPKSYSMTRRSRSISRRRRRSRSLSRSPKKSPKRRSSRTPSPRRHKKEKKRDKERERERRSDKERSREERERSVSKKKRSKDKERERERKSDGEKGDVKITRDYDEEEQGYDSEKEREDRKDSDDSALSPRSVEGNSNGTGRPVKQAKVNGADDRHEEDMDVSD
- the LOC130123699 gene encoding serine/arginine-rich splicing factor 11-like isoform X1; translated protein: MNYTTKVVQVTNVSPSTTSEQMRTLFGFLGTIEELKLFPPDDSPMPVTSRVCFVKFQEPESVGVSQHLTNTVFVDRALIVVPFAEGSIPDEAKALSLLAPANAVAGILPGGGLLPTPNPTPNPSMAGNPFGGPNMDAMAAFGFPGPNMNPQAADQLLKFMTDPKLNPMAAGMNMNPGLKVDSSSKEIEEAMKRVREAQSLISAAIEPGNKESKKKHSRSRSRSRRRRSRSRSRHRRTRSRSRRRSNSRSRRRSKSPRRRKSHSRDRGRRSCSRSRDRKKDDSGRRRSKTPPKSYSMTRRSRSISRRRRRSRSLSRSPKKSPKRRSSRTPSPRRHKKEKKRDKERERERRSDKERSREERERSVSKKKRSKDKERERERKSDGEKGDVKITRDYDEEEQGYDSEKEREDRKDSDDSALSPRSVEGNSNGTGRPVKQAKVNGADDRHEEDMDVSD